The Bactrocera dorsalis isolate Fly_Bdor chromosome 2, ASM2337382v1, whole genome shotgun sequence region ATTATCGAGGAAGCACCGGCTGTGAGTATTTTCCATGTAAATATTCATAAGTattgcatttaattaaatatttttctcttagCCTGGTTTATCTGAACAACTACGTCGCGAATTGGGTGAAGCTGCAGTGCGTGCCGCAAAAGCTGTGGGTTATGTTGGCGCTGGCACTGTGGAGTTTATCATGGACAAAGAAGATCTTTCATTTCACTTTATGGAAATGAATACACGTTTGCAGGTGGAACATCCAATATCGGAAATGATCACTGGCACCGATTTGGTTGAATGGCAAATCCGTATTGCGGCCGGTGAACGTTTGCCCCTGACCCAAGAGGAAATCGGACGAAAAGGACATGCATTTGAAGCTCGTATTTATGCTGAGAACCCACGGTGGGTCCCAATATGGtttttaattgttataaaatgttttttgacCTACTATTATTTACAGTGGTGGATTTTTACCAGGTGCAGGTCCCTTACGTTATCTTGCCACTCCGCAACCAAATGAGTTTGTACGCGTTGAAACTGGCGTACGCGAAGGTGACGAGGTATCCGTGCATTACGATCCAATGATAGCCAAACTAGTTGTTTGGGGCGAAAATCGTACACAAGCGTTGAATAGCTTAATTGCGCGACTGCGTGAATATCATGTGTGTAACGACTACTCAACATAGAATTTAAGTGAACatcaataatttcaaattttacctACAGATCACCGGTCTTGAAACAAACATCAATTTCCTCATCGATTTGGCTGCTCATCCAGAATTCCAGCAGGGCAATGTTCATACCGGTTTTATTGATCagcattttgatacactatttcCAGCTATCGAAATCAAAGTTGAGCAactttgtaaggcagctatcgCCTTGGTACTCAATGAGATGCAAGTCTTCGGCAGCAACGCCAGCAAAAACGATCCATTCAATGCAACACCAAATGGACGCTTAAATTATTCGCTGATTAAAAGCTATCAATTGAAAGCGAATGAAAAAGGTGTGaggaaatttcataaatttgattgttttaattatttgatgattaattgaaattacatatatttcgtaaaaatagTCCACAATGTAAAAGTACGCTATGACAAATCCACCTTGCAAGTACAAGTCGATAATGGTGCGTGGAAGAGTATAAAATCCGAACGCATTGCCGATGGCGACCGACTGAAAATCAGAGCAAATATTGAAGACAGCATTTCAACATTTAATGCCAATATTGATGGTACAGAAGTGACACTCTTTTTAgatgtaagtaataaattttcaaaacaagaaGTACTACTACTTAGAAGACTTTAttcattattacaaaaaatatgtaaaatatcttaTCTAGTTGCAATCtggattatttttaaaaatatttgaaagtattGTTACTATTACTCTTCTCCTCTTCTCAATTGTAGAATGGCAAATTGAGTTTTGAACTAGTCCAGCCGAAATTTTTAAGTGCACTCTCCGAGCAACACAGTGGCGTCGGTGGCAACAAAATAGTCGCACCAATGCCTGGCGTTTTGGAGAAGGTATTGGTGAAACCTGGTGATACGGTCAAAAAGGGCGACAGCCTAGCAGTGCTGATAGGTAAAGTATAAATAAGAATAagttcatataatattttttcaatcaaatttctttaaatactcatacatatatatttacatgcataaacATGTTTTAACAACATAACCtaaaactttttcttcaaatttgaaattctcatttaaaacaaatactCGATTCTTCTATAATGTTCTAATAATatccttcaaattttagcaaTGAAAATGGAACACATTCTTAAGGCACCACAGGACGCCAAAATTAAGTCAATTGGCGGTGCTGAAGGCGATAATATTGCTAAAGGTGCGGCAGTTATTATCTTCGAGGACGAGGAAGCTGAATAAAATTCGAAGTTCTGAATTGTTCAACAATCGTACCAGAGAAAATTGCATTTACACAACTATAcagtgaataattttatatttttttttattatggtgaccgcaaattattataaataatgcaTTTATTAGTTGTTAAATAGGGTTTTGTTATTTGTTAACATGTgttcatgaaaaataaaatatacaaataaatttacatatacaacattggcataaaaatagttttatcaaTATCTTATCAAATGGCTGTACTAAATAACAGTACTTAGACAAGgagcaattttcaaaaaagtcttcaaaaaaataaatctacgCGGATATTTTAGAGCTTGGCAAAGATGGACAATGAACCgtaagatatatgtatttttttattttgatttatgtagACTTAACTATCATGggaaaagttttcaataaaaaaatattttgattttagaaATCCGGGTCCGCACCAGATGATAGACTCGATTTTCGTTGGAAAATGATTCAATAATGTAATATTCAGTATTGTATACTCGAACCTGAGAGATTTTGAAATGCAAAATTCCAACCAATACGAGGTTACGATCACATATAGAAAAGCAAACTGGTTCAAATATCATCAAAGCTAAGCACATAACATATATTGATCGTAGAAATTGCTtgtatcaaattaaaataatattgagcAAATACTTAATTTTCCCAACAATTTAATTACACCCTTAGAAGTAATAGCAAAGagatttttcaaatgttaagattcatttatttttcatattttattattacttctcttttataattataattaataataataatagtaataatataaAGCCTTTTTGATTTGAtgtatatttcacttttttatttatttcacttaaattaataattttttaatatggattattttatttttttttatcatcattaaattaaaaaatatttatttttctgttatTCTTTACACAACGTATTCGTctcgattttgtttttttcagccattattttttttttttactttttaagtattttgaGTGATTTTGCCTATCCACATATGCATAaagtaaaattggaaaataattgttgttaaaagaaaatagaacaaaaaactaaataaaagtaaatagttTAGCATAAAACCTTTAATGTCACGTTTAtcatagaatattttttttttttaatttgttcattatgaaatacatatattttttcgaatataaatatgtttttatatcaaTTGAATAGGATATATAAATACAGTTCACTTTatctactttattattttttctattatttaaattcggatattttttcaatttttttttttaatttcgtcgACATATGAGTTATATTAGTTTGAAAACTGCTTAAATGGAGATTTCTTTTTAACTATTATATGGTATTATAATATATGCAGCTGTTTTCAATCTCAAATGCttcaaataatagtaaaaagtgCTGGCCCGTTCGGCAGTGAAACAGGGTTtgagaatttaaaattaaaattttaaaacttaattcaTTGAGTAATAATTATTAGGGAGGTAATGCAGTTACATAAGTTTTGTTTTAACTCACATGCAAAATTTATTACGTATTAGAAACAAAACGACTTAATTTcccgttattatttttttaataaagtcaaTCATAGAACGCtgaaacttaaaatttgttttgcaataaattaaactattttattattttacttcatCCAATCATTTTTTGTTCAAGTTCTACTTTTTACTGCAGTTATTATTTAACTGaaacttttaattataataattaaaaaaaatacattaaaaaaaattaaaaaacaataaaaattaaatattacaaatatgttaaaatattaaaaaaaaaattaaaataaaataaattaaaaaaaaataaaaaattatgagaaaaataacattaaaaagatttaaaaaataattaataattacaataaaaataaaacaaaataaaaattaagcatattaattaattaaaagttaaaaacgtaaattaatttaaaaaatatacatatactatttaaaaaaataatttaaaaaaaaatattcaaataaatatttaaaaaattaaaactagttaaataaatattaaaaaaggtttttaaatatcaaaaaataagtttaaaaaaaatttaaaataaaaaattataagaaaaataaaataacttaaaaaatttattaattaattaaaaaatatattgtttatgtaaaaaaaaaataataaataaatatttaaaatattgaaataaattaagaacagaaataaaaaagttaaaaaaaaaataaatcaatcaaGTAACAAGTCAatctaaatgaaaaaatttaagcttttcGTGTTAAATGTTAATATGCGCAATAAAAATctctatttataaaattatttttcactgccagaaatctaaaaaaaaatcagcttttgttaaaaaaaatgaaatatttgtgtatattttttaaaaagtttaatttatttttgtcaattctttgctttttatataactaaaaatatttctaatttttaatttctgcaaTTCATAACGCtcgtaattttaatttgtttttggtttaactaaactaaatatattttataatggaATTAatcatatgcatataatttgtaataattccttgctttattatattttatattatttttaaatattcgtaGTAGTAAAATGGTAGCATGTTGCAATTACATATGTCGAAATcacttaacttaaaattatttatacacgTTTTGCATTACGTTACGTTACGATAAGCCGTTAGTGTAACGGAATGCCAactattttcgaattttaattCCGCATATTGTTAGTCTGTTTATGGAACCTACTTATATATTGGTTTAGATATTTTTCAACAGAATGGGTATTTAGGTAGGTTTGAGAATATTTTGGCGCAACAACGTAGGCACATGAAACGGAAGAAACGGTTTTGTTAAAACTGtttagaataataaaatttgtttaaaactaCTGTTTTCGGATAATTTACAAACGTTTGATGTACACATGAAATATATGATGAACCTAAcagttaaagttaaaaaaaccgTTTTCTAAAAAAGCAAATTCATATATTTGCTCACAAACTCATAACTACAAACACGATGGTTTTGAAAATGAAGCAACAAAAGAAAcacagttaaaaaaatatatatgcatatatgtatatattaacaaattttacaatcCAACGAATCGCTGCTTAATCAATTCTAATATTTTCCACTCACTAATACATATACTTGGTATTTATTTActgtttagtttttaattaatttcttttttattttattttgtataattaaaaaatctaatatgtaaataaaaattaaaaaattatattgaaaatgtgtgtgcAACGTTGTACGTGCACTACTACACGCATTTACAttcatttataaaacaatttcttaatatttttttacatatcttTTGCCATATACTTTCATAACTAGCAGTTTTCGTTTTCGGTTATTCAGTTATTCAGTTTTGCACATTTCATTACAATTGTTAGACGAAGCGCACGACCTTTTCAAGGCTCTGCGTTACTTAGTACATTTGGGACGAGCTCATACAATGCAAATTTGGCTTCATTTTAagtgtgtttaattttttgttttgctccgTTTCGGTTATTTAACtactttgttattgttattattatgtattgttgataatgtttttttatatttattttacataattaaattaaatgaaaaacgtCGTACAGCATTTTCGTAACTAAAACTGTGTAACTATaggcgcatacatacatacatatatgtatatgtatatatgttatatttcaaaataaatttctaaatattttatcatgTATAACGGTACTTGTGTGTACACGTTAAGGTTGAATTCAACTTTGATTTAATTACTCCTCATTTATTTAGTTAaagttaattatatatatatatatgtgtgtatgtatttattaatgtttattaaacacttttttaaatttctttacttCTTTTTTGCAAGCGTAATAAATGTTTAGTTATTTACTCTTTTATGTTACCAGCATGTTTTCATGTTTTGTTTTAACTTAAGTTATTTTTATGCTTATAGTGTCAGGCGTGAgggtaaaaaaagaaaaaatagtaataaaataaaaaataaaaataacatctAGTTTTAACtttgataataaaatgtttaggtatgtaattaaataataagcATAAATGTTTAGCTTTAAAAcacattgtgaaaattaaattcgaactcAATGTATTCACAATAAATTCAGCAAAGTTAATTGCGCCCAATACAGCCATGGCAGCGCGATGCAAATCAGCTTCTTCACACCTTTTGCTAACTTTCTAAATATTTCGTtactagtatgtatgtatgcataatttatataattgtatgaCTTGCAACTATCAGTGCTGCAATGTCTGCTGTACGGTACATACACATCATGctcatacatacctacatatacatatatttagtttcaatattttttaaaaactttattttaattcatttttcaattttatttataaattgtttcaTTATTCCGAGTTAGTTAGCGTTTTTCTTgcagagcaaaaaattaaaaacgttgTATGTGTAGTGTCTTGCAttgaaattaaagttatttatgCGCTCTCCACGATTTACAGTGACTGTCTTGCTTTAATTTCGcttatgtgtatgagtgtgtgtgtgaatgcgtTGCAGCAACAGTGTCTACACTACTACGTTTTTCGTTTTTCATTCCAATTGTAGTTTTGGTGTTGTAATACAAGCTTATGGTCTAAAGTTCTTTCAGTGCATATAATTCACATGCTTCCAGCAACATTTTcaccaataaatttatttgtattatgtGTGTTGGGTTGTAGCTTCTGCTGACCTTTACTTCTTCTTACTTTACTGCACTTTAATTTAATACTATTACATAATCGTTTCGAATTTTACTTCTAAATCGTGCAGTTGCATGTGTATTCCGTtaatgtttgtatgcatgttgtTAAGTTATAGAATTGTGTATGCGTATGGTATTACTTATTATTTCGTATGAATTCcttaattatttagtttataaCTAGTGTGTTGCATACGTTTTAAAAAGCCTGGCTGTGGCTGCGCTTCGGAGTAACTTGCACCGATTTTGAACGAGTCCTCCGCGTACTTCATGCGTCGCGGTATGCACCTAAAGTTTAATTGCGCTTAGAGCACGCCATTAACTAATGTGTCTGTGTAGTAGAAGTAAGCAGCTTGTTCGCTTTGGAATTTTGCAGCCCGCTTTAAGGCGCCGGTCCTAGTTTAAGCTGCTCTTCAAGCCGCTTGCACATGTTTTCAGCTCTGGCGTATGCACTTTCGCTCGTTATGCTATAACCCGTTTGGCTTTTTCTTCTACTAACTCTCCCACAATCAGACACTACCACCTCACTCTTTCTTTCTATCCTCAGAGTTTCTTCACAATCCTGTCCATCATTTCGATTATCGTttggttttattatttgcaatattttttatttattttattatcataatgaataaattaaattaataatatttgcatctttgttttgtgtttgtttgctttgcTTCGCTGCGCTTTCATTTCGCCTCCCAATCTATATGcttctttgtatgtatgtgtgtgtatttgtttctTAAACGTTGGAAAACGCACGTTTTACgtatatttttccttttatgCTCCtttcatttaataatattgttgttgttgcatttcctCTATTGAATTTTAGAACTTCATCTACGTTATTGATTGTTGTTCATtgagtgctgttgttgttgttgctgctgttatatTATCGCCGTTCTCCAATttggttgttgcttttgttgctgctacTGCTGTGAGTGTGTTGATTAGTGTGTTTGTGGTTGGTGCGATTgtggctgttgctgctgttgtagtGGTcgctgttgctattattgtatTTACAGGCAAACTGATTgaaatcgttgttgttgttgttattgatgaTGTGACTGCCGTCAGAGCAGCTAATGTAACTACACCCGCTGCTGgttgttgattttgttgttgtagttgtatgaATGCAGGCGACATTATTGCCATTgtctgctgctgttgctgttgctgcgctGTCAGCATTGCTTGCTTGGAGTTTTCGATGTCTGGGCCAGTCATCATCGTCGTCGCTGTAGTCGTTGTCGTCTCACCAATGCCGCCGCTGGTGGactgtatattcatataaacagtAGCAAGGCATTAATATGGTTGTTGTGGTTGCCACCATGCAGCAGCCAAACAGTTGCATTTGAAATAAGAAAGAgagaaattaacaaaatagtacaatagaaatgttttaaaatattttcttttaaaatcgattaaaatttattatttttatttttttttacaacacagccaaatatttacaaaaaacattttgcaaCGAAATAGTTAAATCAAAGCATTTACAATATTAATTCGTAATCAAGCATCAAACGTTTTTGCAACCTAAGAAATCTAAGCCTCAGCTCAAGTTCACAGGAACACAGGGCTAACAGCTAGTTCCAATAAAAGCTAAAGGGCACGGTGAATTGGAAGCAGTGAAActgtggtgtgtatgtgtgcttgtgtacatacatacatacatttgtagtaATGTTTGCGTCAAGCATGAGTATGCGTCCAGGTGTCACAGGTGCTATACAAACtcctttgtatgtaaatgtgatatttgtacatacatacaaacatttagcGAATAACTTAACAATCTAATAAACTTCGAACTTcttaatgaaataatattaatatttattatatggatttaattagcactgaaataataataaaattattacaaaaaataatcatatttgtgaacaaaatattttgaaaaaattcaa contains the following coding sequences:
- the LOC105223344 gene encoding methylcrotonoyl-CoA carboxylase subunit alpha, mitochondrial, whose amino-acid sequence is MYTRLLRQVLTLRTYSTKADTKVQVRPINKILIANRGEIACRVIRTARRLGVRTVAVYSDPDEHSLHTSLADEAFRVGEAASASSYLRGQHIIDIAKNASCQAIHPGYGFLSESVEFAELCQRENIVFMGPPSTAIRDMGIKSTSKAIMDAAGVPIINGYHGEDQSDERLQAEAAKIGFPLMIKAVRGGGGKGMRIANTSEEFLTALNSARNESQKSFGDSSVLLERYVRSPRHVEVQVFADQYGDAVYLWERDCSVQRRHQKIIEEAPAPGLSEQLRRELGEAAVRAAKAVGYVGAGTVEFIMDKEDLSFHFMEMNTRLQVEHPISEMITGTDLVEWQIRIAAGERLPLTQEEIGRKGHAFEARIYAENPRGGFLPGAGPLRYLATPQPNEFVRVETGVREGDEVSVHYDPMIAKLVVWGENRTQALNSLIARLREYHITGLETNINFLIDLAAHPEFQQGNVHTGFIDQHFDTLFPAIEIKVEQLCKAAIALVLNEMQVFGSNASKNDPFNATPNGRLNYSLIKSYQLKANEKVHNVKVRYDKSTLQVQVDNGAWKSIKSERIADGDRLKIRANIEDSISTFNANIDGTEVTLFLDNGKLSFELVQPKFLSALSEQHSGVGGNKIVAPMPGVLEKVLVKPGDTVKKGDSLAVLIAMKMEHILKAPQDAKIKSIGGAEGDNIAKGAAVIIFEDEEAE